The Commensalibacter nepenthis genome has a window encoding:
- a CDS encoding SPOR domain-containing protein yields MIDPNSPDPSKRKSFFDEDTLDEGGNIRPPHPEQRVYNDRERMASRYHDDEEEDLGDQEYDRRKSPRLGFMNSFGGGNGGGETTRRLTYAAGGIGALLVVFIGGWMFFKSSNSGIPVFEPPAEVAKVKPANSGNVETIGMGVGENGLNGNVSNGNTPNSQPGLASGPEQANPQALAEQFNHPPAVKPPPVSHHTPTPSVTPKTETENNVAVETTPPKHVVHPKHQQPHRVKENKESKAPESKKAIKKPEAHQSASGSFGLQLASLKSQEAVQKQWQVLKKKVPEVLGKYSPSIQKAEVGGNTVYRLRVKGLASKAQVNSVCGQLKAKGVACTIAY; encoded by the coding sequence ATGATAGATCCAAATTCACCAGACCCTTCAAAAAGAAAATCATTTTTTGATGAAGATACGTTGGATGAAGGGGGAAATATTCGTCCTCCTCATCCAGAGCAACGGGTTTATAATGATCGTGAGCGAATGGCTTCACGCTATCATGATGACGAAGAAGAGGATCTTGGAGATCAGGAGTATGATCGTCGCAAATCGCCTCGACTTGGTTTTATGAATTCTTTTGGTGGTGGAAATGGCGGTGGGGAGACAACACGTCGCCTAACTTATGCTGCTGGTGGCATTGGTGCTTTACTGGTTGTATTTATTGGTGGGTGGATGTTCTTTAAATCATCCAACTCTGGCATCCCTGTATTTGAACCCCCAGCGGAAGTGGCTAAGGTTAAACCCGCTAATTCTGGTAATGTAGAAACCATTGGCATGGGCGTGGGTGAGAATGGTTTAAATGGGAATGTCTCTAATGGAAATACACCCAATAGCCAACCAGGTTTGGCTTCTGGTCCAGAGCAAGCCAATCCGCAAGCATTGGCAGAGCAATTTAATCATCCTCCAGCAGTCAAACCACCCCCAGTATCACATCATACGCCGACACCTTCTGTAACACCTAAAACGGAAACAGAAAACAATGTTGCCGTAGAAACAACACCCCCTAAACATGTAGTGCATCCAAAGCATCAACAGCCTCATCGTGTGAAAGAAAACAAAGAGAGCAAAGCACCAGAATCTAAGAAAGCCATCAAAAAACCAGAAGCCCATCAATCTGCATCGGGTAGTTTTGGATTACAATTAGCGTCGCTAAAGTCTCAGGAAGCTGTACAAAAACAATGGCAAGTCTTAAAGAAAAAGGTACCTGAGGTTTTAGGTAAATATTCTCCATCCATTCAAAAAGCAGAAGTTGGTGGCAATACAGTCTATCGTTTACGGGTTAAAGGATTGGCTTCCAAAGCACAAGTGAATAGCGTTTGTGGTCAGTTAAAAGCAAAAGGCGTTGCTTGTACGATTGCCTATTAA
- the argS gene encoding arginine--tRNA ligase produces MNNHNLYVFFRQYVLEALRKTVPDLPEELLERVELTPTKDPVHGDMATNAALIIAKAVKRRPQELALELADYLRTIDGIEHAEPAGPGFVNLKITASVFQKLISTILQTGESFGASTIGQGIAVNVEYVSANPTGPMHVGHCRGAVVGDVLANLMAKAGFDVTKEYYINDAGTQVVALVWAAYWRYLQALGQDLSAEAFEEKYKSHMASGLQYQGDYLVPVGQRLAKEHGDVLLEGTNAQPVPAWFDIVRKCVLTEMMTNIREDLNALGVHQEVFISERSILDSGKAENALNRLKDKGLLYTGVLEPPKGKVIEDWEQRPQTLFKSTEYGDDVDRPLRKSDGTATYFANDIGYHYDKIERGAKILIDIWGADHGGYVPRMRAAIKALTDQNPVDFEVVLCQIVRVVRNGEVVKMSKRAGTFVTLRDLIDEVGKDAVRFTMLTRKSDAQMNFDLEQVIAQTRDNPVFYVQYAHARCRSVLRSAAEAMGVDAVQPTKLAQQELTMLKSDAELNLMRRLAQWSRIVESAALTREPHRIAYYLTEVASDFHALWNAGRDDATLRFIQEDDLSGTMARLALVEATACIIRSAMMILGVEPVEEMR; encoded by the coding sequence ATGAATAATCATAATCTGTACGTTTTTTTCCGCCAGTATGTTTTGGAAGCCTTGCGGAAAACCGTGCCTGATTTACCAGAAGAATTATTGGAACGGGTTGAATTAACCCCCACCAAAGATCCTGTACATGGGGATATGGCGACGAATGCCGCATTGATTATTGCCAAGGCGGTAAAACGCCGTCCGCAAGAATTAGCACTAGAGTTAGCAGATTATTTAAGGACAATTGACGGTATAGAGCATGCCGAGCCCGCAGGGCCAGGGTTTGTTAATTTAAAGATTACGGCCTCTGTTTTCCAAAAACTGATTTCAACTATTTTACAAACAGGTGAGTCTTTTGGTGCCAGTACTATTGGTCAAGGCATTGCTGTGAACGTGGAATATGTTTCCGCAAATCCAACAGGACCAATGCATGTCGGACATTGTCGAGGGGCTGTTGTTGGCGATGTTTTGGCGAATTTGATGGCTAAGGCTGGATTTGATGTCACCAAAGAATATTATATTAATGATGCAGGCACTCAAGTGGTGGCTTTGGTATGGGCAGCGTATTGGCGTTATTTACAAGCACTCGGTCAAGATTTATCTGCCGAAGCATTTGAAGAGAAATATAAATCTCATATGGCGAGTGGTCTACAATATCAAGGCGATTACTTGGTACCTGTTGGACAACGCTTGGCGAAAGAGCACGGGGATGTTTTACTAGAAGGCACGAATGCACAACCCGTTCCAGCATGGTTTGATATTGTGCGTAAATGTGTTTTAACCGAAATGATGACCAACATTCGTGAAGATTTGAATGCGTTGGGTGTTCATCAAGAGGTGTTTATATCAGAACGGTCTATTTTGGACTCTGGTAAAGCAGAAAATGCTTTAAATCGTCTTAAGGACAAAGGATTGCTTTATACAGGTGTGTTGGAACCTCCCAAAGGCAAAGTGATCGAAGATTGGGAACAACGTCCTCAGACTTTGTTTAAGTCAACCGAATATGGCGATGATGTGGATCGTCCTTTACGCAAATCCGATGGGACTGCAACTTATTTTGCGAATGATATTGGCTATCATTATGACAAAATAGAACGGGGTGCAAAAATCCTGATTGATATTTGGGGCGCAGATCATGGGGGTTATGTGCCACGTATGCGTGCAGCAATCAAAGCCCTGACCGATCAAAACCCAGTTGATTTCGAAGTGGTTTTGTGTCAGATCGTGCGTGTTGTGCGTAATGGCGAAGTGGTTAAAATGTCTAAACGGGCAGGGACATTCGTAACATTACGAGATTTGATTGACGAAGTCGGCAAAGACGCAGTACGCTTTACAATGCTGACGCGTAAATCTGATGCACAGATGAATTTTGATTTGGAACAGGTTATTGCACAAACGCGTGATAATCCTGTATTTTATGTACAATATGCTCATGCAAGGTGCCGTTCTGTATTACGTTCTGCTGCCGAAGCAATGGGTGTGGATGCAGTTCAACCAACCAAGTTGGCTCAACAGGAGCTTACCATGTTAAAAAGTGATGCAGAGTTAAATCTAATGCGTCGTTTGGCACAATGGTCTCGTATTGTTGAAAGTGCCGCTTTGACTAGAGAGCCACATCGAATTGCATATTATTTAACAGAAGTTGCATCAGATTTTCATGCGTTATGGAATGCTGGGCGTGATGATGCTACACTCCGTTTTATTCAAGAAGATGACTTATCAGGAACGATGGCTCGGTTGGCGTTAGTAGAGGCCACGGCTTGTATCATTCGTTCTGCAATGATGATTTTAGGTGTCGAACCAGTAGAGGAAATGAGATGA